A single genomic interval of Chitinophaga sp. 180180018-3 harbors:
- the recA gene encoding recombinase RecA, whose amino-acid sequence MSTANAEKLKALRLTMDKIEKDFGKGSVMMMGEKADAPMEVISTGSLGLDIALGINGLPKGRIIEIYGPESSGKTTIAIHTIAEAQKKGGICAIIDAEHAFDSSYAKKLGVDVDSLLISQPDHGEQALEIADRLILSGAVDVVVIDSVAALVPKSELEGEMGESKMGLQARLMSQALRKLTATIAKTNCCAIFINQLREKIGVMFGNPETTTGGNALKFYASVRLDIRRMSQIKDGDEAIGNRVKVKVVKNKVAPPFRQAEFDIVYGQGISKMGEVIDMGVEYGIIQKSGSWFSYDSNKLGQGRDAVKQLLGDNPELAAEIETKIKAKIAEKQEAE is encoded by the coding sequence ATGTCTACAGCCAATGCAGAAAAACTGAAGGCCCTGCGCCTCACAATGGACAAGATCGAGAAAGATTTCGGTAAGGGATCTGTGATGATGATGGGAGAAAAAGCAGATGCACCGATGGAAGTTATATCCACAGGTTCTCTGGGTCTGGATATAGCACTTGGAATAAATGGTTTACCGAAAGGCAGAATCATCGAGATATATGGTCCGGAATCTTCTGGTAAAACAACCATTGCTATTCATACAATTGCAGAAGCACAGAAAAAAGGTGGTATCTGCGCTATTATAGATGCGGAGCATGCCTTCGACAGCAGCTACGCCAAAAAGCTGGGAGTAGATGTTGATTCCCTGCTGATTTCCCAACCAGATCATGGTGAACAGGCCCTTGAAATTGCTGACCGCCTGATCCTTTCCGGAGCAGTAGATGTGGTGGTAATTGACTCCGTTGCAGCCCTGGTACCTAAGAGTGAGCTGGAAGGGGAAATGGGAGAAAGCAAGATGGGATTGCAGGCCCGTTTGATGTCGCAGGCATTGCGTAAGTTAACGGCAACTATCGCCAAAACCAATTGCTGTGCGATCTTCATCAACCAGCTGCGTGAAAAGATCGGTGTAATGTTCGGTAACCCGGAAACTACAACTGGTGGTAACGCATTAAAATTCTATGCTTCAGTAAGGCTGGATATCCGCCGCATGAGCCAGATTAAAGATGGTGATGAGGCTATTGGTAACCGTGTGAAAGTAAAAGTGGTGAAAAACAAAGTAGCACCTCCTTTCCGTCAGGCAGAATTCGATATCGTTTATGGTCAGGGTATTTCCAAAATGGGAGAAGTGATCGATATGGGTGTTGAATATGGCATTATCCAGAAAAGTGGTAGCTGGTTCAGCTATGATAGCAATAAACTGGGTCAGGGCCGCGATGCAGTGAAACAGCTGCTGGGCGATAATCCTGAGCTGGCTGCTGAAATCGAAACAAAGATCAAAGCAAAAATTGCCGAAAAGCAGGAAGCAGAGTGA